In Plasmodium brasilianum strain Bolivian I chromosome 12, whole genome shotgun sequence, the genomic window TTTgtgtttaaaaattaaaaaaaaaaaatagtaataattaataaatgtacatacacacacgtgcacgtatatataaatatgcatacatcACAGAAAAATTGCCTttctatttaaataatgatcACCAACTAGCTCATTTCTTATAAGCTCTAGACTTTCTTCTTCCCCTCgctttttcaaattttcttccttttgaACGAACATATGGTCTAGCTTTAGATTTTGGTCTACCAGGTGCCTTGCCAAAATGCTTCTCAGCTGTTCTTGCCTTAGTTGGACCTCTTAACAGTATGCACTTTTTCCCCGTGGGGTATTTTAAGGCTAATTGATCAAAAGTTAGGCATTCTCCCCCTGCATCTACAATTCTCTTTCTAGCTGTCTCGGTAAATCTGAGTGCGCATACTTTTAACTTCCCACAGGTAAATAACCTTTTATCATctaaaatggtaaaaaaaaaaaaaaataaaaataaataatagcgTTGCTGCttattatgataaataatgataacaataataCTGGTGCTAATTATAAAACTTCATAAATGCCTTTTgtgatataataatataacaaatggatacaaaaggaacaaaagttatatattatatatatttatttatgaatatgaTCAGAACGTTCTACCATCTCCATTAATTTTGTCAGAAGACCGTCGTGATTCGTAGAAACTTACTCATCATGTATATCCAATTGTGCATATAAttacgtatgtgtatatgtatgcacgtacgtacatatgtatgcacataagtgtatacgtatatattgcatacacgtacgtatatatgtatgcacataagtgtatatgtatatattgcatacacatatgcgtatatgtatacccGCACGTATACCTATATACAGTACGAAATGGCAAACGAACACTCCTTTTATAATCATCATTACCTGTTATTGATCCAACAACAACCGCCACACAGTCCTGATGATTTTTCATATGGCGATGCAGTTTCGACAATGACAATGGGGGCCTAAAACGTTTAGGCATAATAAGTCTTTTTgcaattattttgttaaaattagCATTCGTTCTTCTAGCTAAAAATCGATATAACTTAACTAACAATCTAAGATATGGGTTTTTTGAAACCAGCTTTTTTCTTCcatgtttttttattctacCAACATTTTTCAGTGCGATAccctataaaaaaaaaggaaaatccgtttttttttttttggtacaTTATTGAATATGAAAACTCATAAAGGGGGATCATAATAATAACGCTTCCGCATAGATATTTAcgcacatgtatatgtacgtatacatatgtatatgtacacacagtgtacacatgtaaaatatattcctcTATTCGCATCCATAAATCGTGCATCGCCTTTGTTTCGTATCTTATAAATAACAgttaatacatttataaaaaaccATTTTACATGTTATACAcaatgaaaattaataaaactcacacatatataaaaaaaaattatgtacttaaaatttttaaaagaataattttcacttaccatatttttaaatatgtttcgtatatgtatttattataatataatggaGCTACTGCtcggtttttttttttcttttttttttttaaagcaaaATTACTGATAAAATTGATTATATTTAATCTAAACAAATCAGgaaaaattttacttaatttctcttaagaattaaatataatataatttttttaaataaaaaaaattaaaaaatgatgaaaagtggatatgaaaaaaaaaaaaaaaaaaattatgcaaaataaaacaagatAAATCAAAATAGAACGTTACTGTTTTTTctcttcaaaaaaattaattattttgctATGAACTTTTTGGTTCATACatgaaaggaaaaatatgataattatatatttttttattttttttttacatttaaaaattaaaacgatCAAACGAGCCCCCTCCCTCTATATATTTGGTAGggtttttatataagaaatacacgtgaaaatatatgtgttaataataatattatatatggcgtatataaattaaatatatatatatatgtagataatattatatgaatgtatgaaaattattagcTACATTTGAAATATTGCTATTTCTTCACATCATTCTACGGTCATCACTTTTTAAGTtgatacatattttattttatatatgcacaagCAGCAATCaaatttgctttttttacttaaataaaTCTACACccaatgatataaaaattaaaaggagGGTGATATACGTATAACCCCTTTTCTATTATGACTTGcatgaaataataatgtaaaaaaatatgaaaaaaaaaaagaactaaTGAAAGTGAGGTGTTAGTaatattgtacatatatatatatatatatatatatatacagtatgtat contains:
- a CDS encoding 60S ribosomal protein L18-2, translated to MGIALKNVGRIKKHGRKKLVSKNPYLRLLVKLYRFLARRTNANFNKIIAKRLIMPKRFRPPLSLSKLHRHMKNHQDCVAVVVGSITGNDDYKRSVRLPFHDKRLFTCGKLKVCALRFTETARKRIVDAGGECLTFDQLALKYPTGKKCILLRGPTKARTAEKHFGKAPGRPKSKARPYVRSKGRKFEKARGRRKSRAYKK